A genomic region of Pyramidobacter piscolens W5455 contains the following coding sequences:
- a CDS encoding RraA family protein produces the protein MSAIGCRIRTDFPRPPRELVELFRGVPVANIDDCMNRMAAIDAAIRPLNAAPLLGTAFTVKVAEGDNLMFHKAMDMAQPGDVFMIDAGGCTERSIFGELMLTYCKVRGVAGVVVDGAVRDAGAIAGMDLPVYARGVTPNGPYKNGPGEINYPISLGGVIVNPGDIVVGDADSVLVIRPGEAGDLAKAARAVVEKEASIMAGILKGEYPRPWVDAKLRELGCAVE, from the coding sequence ATGAGCGCTATTGGCTGTCGGATTCGTACCGATTTTCCCCGTCCGCCCCGTGAACTGGTGGAACTGTTTCGCGGCGTTCCGGTGGCGAACATCGACGATTGCATGAACCGCATGGCCGCCATCGACGCGGCGATCCGTCCGCTGAACGCGGCGCCGCTGCTGGGCACGGCTTTTACGGTCAAGGTCGCCGAAGGCGACAACCTGATGTTCCACAAGGCCATGGACATGGCCCAGCCCGGTGACGTGTTCATGATCGACGCCGGCGGCTGCACGGAACGCTCGATTTTCGGCGAGCTGATGCTGACGTACTGCAAAGTCCGCGGCGTGGCCGGCGTGGTCGTGGACGGCGCGGTGCGCGACGCCGGCGCCATCGCCGGGATGGATCTGCCCGTTTACGCGCGCGGCGTTACGCCCAACGGGCCGTACAAGAACGGCCCCGGCGAGATCAACTATCCCATTTCCCTGGGCGGCGTGATCGTCAACCCCGGCGATATCGTGGTGGGCGACGCCGACAGCGTGCTGGTGATCCGCCCCGGCGAGGCCGGGGATCTCGCCAAAGCCGCCCGTGCGGTGGTCGAGAAGGAAGCGTCGATCATGGCGGGCATTCTCAAGGGCGAATACCCGCGTCCCTGGGTGGACGCCAAGCTCAGGGAGCTGGGCTGCGCGGTCGAATAA
- a CDS encoding dicarboxylate/amino acid:cation symporter, producing the protein MSFWSKMSMSRKIVVMMCVGIAAGVYWGPAVTAVKPVGDLFLRLLKMLIVPLVFFTLVAGVTSMESPDSLKKIGGFIVAFYLLSSLVFAAVGTAVALALRPGRGAEGVLGSVVKEVTVGTYSAIDTILNWIPENPVASMANMNMIQVIFFALITGVALLHLKDRVPVAIAFFRNMADVMIKITEFVMGFAPYGIGALVACVAGTIGGKMMTAIAKFFVADYAAVLVGMFVVYPLALKIWNVPALRFFKHVAPAMLVAATTTSSAATLPMEMNIAEEKLGLDESVYGFSLPLGNTMNMNGMAAAFGVIAVFAFDIFGVEITPLRLVQTVLLGLMLAVGAAGVKGAGIVMSAVFFESLGLPLGLVPILAAIWPVIDIPHTTGNVTGDMVGTMAACAKFGKVDWNVFNADT; encoded by the coding sequence ATGAGCTTTTGGTCCAAGATGTCCATGTCACGCAAGATCGTCGTCATGATGTGCGTCGGTATCGCCGCCGGCGTTTACTGGGGACCTGCCGTGACGGCGGTCAAGCCCGTCGGCGACCTGTTCCTGCGCCTGCTCAAGATGCTGATCGTGCCGCTGGTGTTCTTCACCCTGGTCGCCGGCGTGACCAGCATGGAGAGCCCCGACAGCCTGAAAAAGATCGGCGGTTTCATCGTCGCCTTTTACCTTTTGTCCTCTCTCGTCTTTGCCGCCGTGGGCACCGCCGTGGCGCTTGCGCTGCGCCCCGGCAGGGGAGCGGAGGGCGTGCTCGGTTCCGTGGTCAAGGAAGTGACGGTCGGCACGTATTCGGCGATCGACACGATCCTCAACTGGATCCCCGAGAATCCCGTGGCGTCTATGGCCAACATGAACATGATCCAGGTGATTTTCTTCGCGCTGATCACGGGCGTGGCGCTGCTGCACCTGAAAGACAGGGTCCCCGTGGCGATCGCCTTCTTCCGCAACATGGCCGACGTGATGATCAAGATCACCGAATTCGTCATGGGCTTCGCCCCCTACGGCATCGGCGCGCTGGTCGCCTGCGTGGCGGGCACGATCGGCGGCAAGATGATGACGGCGATCGCCAAGTTCTTCGTCGCCGATTACGCGGCGGTCCTGGTGGGCATGTTCGTCGTCTATCCGCTGGCGCTGAAGATCTGGAACGTCCCCGCTTTGCGTTTCTTCAAGCACGTGGCTCCGGCCATGCTCGTGGCCGCCACGACGACCTCCAGCGCCGCGACGCTGCCGATGGAGATGAACATCGCCGAGGAAAAACTCGGGCTCGACGAAAGCGTTTACGGATTTTCGCTGCCGCTGGGCAACACGATGAACATGAACGGCATGGCCGCCGCTTTCGGCGTGATCGCCGTCTTCGCCTTCGACATCTTCGGCGTGGAGATCACGCCGCTCCGTCTCGTGCAGACCGTTCTGCTGGGGCTCATGCTGGCGGTCGGCGCCGCCGGCGTCAAGGGCGCGGGGATCGTCATGTCCGCCGTGTTCTTCGAGTCGCTGGGGCTGCCGCTTGGCCTCGTTCCCATCCTGGCGGCGATCTGGCCCGTGATCGACATTCCCCATACGACCGGCAACGTCACCGGCGACATGGTCGGCACGATGGCGGCCTGTGCCAAATTCGGCAAGGTGGACTGGAACGTTTTCAACGCCGACACGTAA